The segment CCCGGCCCGGATACCCGCGTGAACGGCGGCTGGCGGTGCCGAGCCGCCGCTGAGACAGGTAATCCCTTTCCGGATACCGGCGTGGGCGGCGGCCGGTGGTGCCGGGCCGCCGCTGAGACGGGTAATCCCTTTCCGGATACCGGCGTGGGCGGCGGCCGGTGGTGCCGGGCCGCCGCTGAGACGGGTAATCCCTTTCCGGATACCGGCGTGGGCGGCGGCCGGTGGTGCCGGGCCGCCGCTGAGACACGTAACACTTCCGGACGACCTGTCGGGCGCTAGCCGGTTGGCGTGGCTGGCGCTGAGTGCTGTTTCGAAGCCGCAGATACAGCCTTGACCGCCATCTCGTTGCCTTGGCTGGCGGTCAAGGCTGTATCCGGCTGCGCGAAGCGACACTGAGCGACAAGCGAGCGCGTCAGTCCCGGATCTGCAGGCCCAAGGCCATCGCCACGCTGATGGCCTGGTCGACGGTGATGATGGCGTTGCGCAGCTCGGCTGTGGCCGGGTCCAGAGCGGACAAGTCCGTGCCGCGCAGGTCGCAGCCGGTGAAGTCGACGGCGGTCAGGACGGCGCCGGAGAGGTCCAGGTCGCGCATGGTGCCGCCGTGGCAGCGGGCGCCGGTCAGGTCGGTCTCGCGCATCCGGACGCCGGTCAGGGTGGCGCTGCTCAGGTCGGCTCGGGCCAGCTGGGCGAAGGACCAGTCGCCGCCCTCGACGGTCATGATGTCGAAGGTGCAGCGCTCGAAGGTGCTGCCCACCATCTTGCAATTGGTGAAGGTGGCGTCGAAGAACGTGCAGTTCACAAAAGTGCAGTTCACAAAGGCGACGTCGACCTGGCGGGAGCAGTTGAACCGGGCGTCGCGGAAGGTGCAGGCGGAGAACTCGACGCCCTGCACGTCGGTCTCGCAGAGGTCGAGGTCGGGGAACGTGACCCCCTCGTGGCTGCGCAGCTCAGAGGCGCCGGCGTCCCAGTCCTGGGTGGTCACGTAGGTCATGCCGGCCAGCCTAGGCGCGACCACCGACATTTTCGGCAGCCGGGCCCGCGAAGGCCGACCGGGCCGGTCAGCGGCCGACAAACCAACGGCCGAAGGGGCGTCGGCGGCGGCCAGGCCATCGGCCGAAGGGGCGTCGGCGGCGGCCAGGCCATCGGCCGAAGGGGCGTCGGCGGCGGCCAGGCCAACGGCCGAAGGGCGTCAGCGGCGGCCAGAGCAACGGCCGAAGGGGCATCAGCGGCCGACAGACCAGTGGCCGAAGGGCGTCAGTGGTCGAGCAACCCAGTAAATGGCCGGCCGAGCACTGGCTGAGCCTGCCGGCCAGAGGCAGCCGGGCAATGCCGGCGTGAGCGGGGTCAGTGGCCGGACCACCATAGGCCGAGGGGGCCCTTTCGAGGTGCCCGGCCGGAGCCGCGGCTGCGGCCCCCGGCCACGGACAGGGCGAAGGTCAGCACCAGCCCGACCCCAGCGGTGATCCACAGTGGGGTCGCCGCAGCCGCCTCGCCGGCCGTCTTCGGTGGGACCCGCCCGTCCGGGTCGACCACGATGTCGACCTGGTCACCGAGGGTGGAGTCGGGCCCGTCCCGCTGCAGCGGCTGGGGGATCGCGTCCAGCGTGTGAAGGTGGTCCGGCGTCACGACGGTGGTGACCTGGTCGCCGCACCGGGCCAGCATCGTCGCGTGGGTGGCCAGGCCGGTCGGGATGATCAGGAGGGCGGCCAGGAAGACGCCGCCGACCTGGAGGGCGCCGTGGTACCGGACCAGCTGCTGGCCGCACCAGAAACCGGCCAGGACGACGATCCCCAGGGCGGTGGTCAGCTGGTCACCGGGCAGGCCCCAGAACGGGAGGGTGGCGGCGACGGCGGCCGCGCCGACATAGCTGCCGAAGATGGCTGCGGATCTCGTCAGGGCGGTACGCGGGCGGCGGGGCACCCGCCCATGGTGATCGATCGATGCGAGCGGCTGCGCGGTGGCGGTGAGCAGCAGCGCCTGCGCGGTGGCGGTGAGCAGCAGCGCCTGCGCGGTGGCGGTGAGCAGCAGCGCCTGCGCGTGCCGGCGTCAGCGGGTCATCATCCGGCCGAGGGCGGCGGTGGTCAGGCGGCGGCCGACGAGCCGGCCGGCGCCCATCATGAGCCGGTTGGCGCGGCCGGTGATCAGGCTGGGTGGCGGGGTGCGGCGGTCCAGCGCCTTCAGCGTGAGGGCGACGACCTGGTCGGCTTTCATCCGCCGGGTGCCGCCGTCGGCGCCCTGGCCGGCGACGTCGAAGAACTCGGTGTCGGTGGCGCCGGGGGACAGGGCCATCACCCGCAGGCCGGTGCCGCGGGACTCGAAGTGCAGCGCCTCGGTGAAGCTGAGCACGTAGGCCTTGGTGGCGGCGTAGACGGCGAGGGTCGGGCCGGGCTGGTAGCCGGCGATGCTGGCCACGTTGACCAGGATGCCTGCGCCGTGGCGGCGCAGCGGCTCGATGAACGCGCGGCTGATCTCGGTCAGGCTGGTCACGTTGAGGGTGATCTCGTCGGTGAGCC is part of the Actinoplanes sp. NBC_00393 genome and harbors:
- a CDS encoding pentapeptide repeat-containing protein; its protein translation is MTYVTTQDWDAGASELRSHEGVTFPDLDLCETDVQGVEFSACTFRDARFNCSRQVDVAFVNCTFVNCTFFDATFTNCKMVGSTFERCTFDIMTVEGGDWSFAQLARADLSSATLTGVRMRETDLTGARCHGGTMRDLDLSGAVLTAVDFTGCDLRGTDLSALDPATAELRNAIITVDQAISVAMALGLQIRD
- a CDS encoding SDR family NAD(P)-dependent oxidoreductase produces the protein MAVDYRNQTTLITGASSGLGAEFARRLAQRGSHLVLVARRGDRLESLATTLTADHGVTVTPIAMDLAVPGAGAKLAAAVDGIEITSLINNAGFGTHSLFHQADPQRLTDEITLNVTSLTEISRAFIEPLRRHGAGILVNVASIAGYQPGPTLAVYAATKAYVLSFTEALHFESRGTGLRVMALSPGATDTEFFDVAGQGADGGTRRMKADQVVALTLKALDRRTPPPSLITGRANRLMMGAGRLVGRRLTTAALGRMMTR